One part of the Homo sapiens chromosome 19, GRCh38.p14 Primary Assembly genome encodes these proteins:
- the AKAP8 gene encoding A-kinase anchor protein 8 — translation MDQGYGGYGAWSAGPANTQGAYGTGVASWQGYENYNYYGAQNTSVTTGATYSYGPASWEAAKANDGGLAAGAPAMHMASYGPEPCTDNSDSLIAKINQRLDMMSKEGGRGGSGGGGEGIQDRESSFRFQPFESYDSRPCLPEHNPYRPSYSYDYEFDLGSDRNGSFGGQYSECRDPARERGSLDGFMRGRGQGRFQDRSNPGTFMRSDPFVPPAASSEPLSTPWNELNYVGGRGLGGPSPSRPPPSLFSQSMAPDYGVMGMQGAGGYDSTMPYGCGRSQPRMRDRDRPKRRGFDRFGPDGTGRKRKQFQLYEEPDTKLARVDSEGDFSENDDAAGDFRSGDEEFKGEDELCDSGRQRGEKEDEDEDVKKRREKQRRRDRTRDRAADRIQFACSVCKFRSFDDEEIQKHLQSKFHKETLRFISTKLPDKTVEFLQEYIVNRNKKIEKRRQELMEKETAKPKPDPFKGIGQEHFFKKIEAAHCLACDMLIPAQPQLLQRHLHSVDHNHNRRLAAEQFKKTSLHVAKSVLNNRHIVKMLEKYLKGEDPFTSETVDPEMEGDDNLGGEDKKETPEEVAADVLAEVITAAVRAVDGEGAPAPESSGEPAEDEGPTDTAEAGSDPQAEQLLEEQVPCGTAHEKGVPKARSEAAEAGNGAETMAAEAESAQTRVAPAPAAADAEVEQTDAESKDAVPTE, via the exons GCTACGGGGCGTGGAGTGCTGGACCTGCCAACACCCAGG GTGCATATGGAACTGGTGTGGCCAGCTGGCAAG GTTATGAAAACTACAATTACTATGGCGCCCAGAACACCAGTGTCACCACAGGCGCAACCTACAGCTACGGCCCAGCCTCGTGGGAGGCCGCCAAGGCCAATGATGGCGGCCTGGCGGCCGGGGCCCCTGCCATGCACATGGCCTCTTACGGCCCAGAGCCATGCACCGACAATTCCGACTCCCTCATTGCCAAGATCAACCAGCGTTTGGACATGATGTCcaaggaaggaggcaggggcGGGAGCGGCGGCGGTGGGGAGGGCATACAGGACCGGGAGAG CTCCTTCCGCTTCCAGCCGTTCGAGTCCTATGACTCCAGGCCCTGCCTGCCGGAGCACAACCCCTACCGCCCCAGCTACAGCTACGACTATGAGTTCGACCTGGGGTCCGACCGCAATGGCAGCTTTGGGGGGCAGTACAGTGAATGCCGAGACCCAGCCCGGGAGCGGGGCTCCCTTGATGGCTTCATGCGGGGCCGGGGCCAGGGCCGCTTCCAGGACCGGAGCAACCCTGGCACCTTCATGCGCAGCGACCCCTTCGTGCCCCCCGCTGCGTCCTCTGAGCCCCTGTCCACGCCCTGGAACGAGCTGAACTACGTGGGTGGACGGGGCCTGGGAGGGCCCTCCCCCAGCCGGCCACCTCCGTCCCTCTTCTCCCAGTCCATGGCTCCCGACTACGGCGTGATGGGCATGCAGGGGGCGGGCGGCTATGACAGCACCATGCCCTACGGATGTGGCCGCTCGCAGCCTCGGATGCGGGATCGGGATCGG CCCAAGAGGAGAGGGTTTGACCGCTTCGGACCAGATGGCACGGGCAGGAAACGGAAGCAGTTCCAACTTTACGAGGAGCCAGACACCAAACTGGCCCGGGTTGACAGTGAAGGAGATTTCTCCGAAAATG ATGACGCAGCTGGTGACTTCCGCTCAGGAGATGAAGAATTCAAGGGT GAGGATGAACTCTGCGACTCTGGGAGGCAAAGAG GAGAGAAGGAGGACGAGGACGAGGATgtgaagaagagaagggaaaagcaaaggagaagaGACAGGACGCGGGACCGTGCAGCCGACAG AATTCAGTTTGCCTGTTCTGTATGCAAGTTCCGTAGCTTTGATGACGAAGAGATCCAGAAGCATCTGCAAAGCAAATTTCACAAAGAGACCCTGCGGTTCATAAGCACCAAGCTGCCCGACAAGACCGTGGAGTTCCTCCAG GAATACATtgtaaacagaaataagaaaattgagaagCGGCGTCAGGAATTGATGGAGAAAGAAACCGCAAAACCAAAACCAGATCCTTTCAAAG GGATTGGCCAGGAGCACTTCTTCAAGAAGATCGAGGCTGCTCACTGCCTGGCCTGCGACATGCTAATTCCTGCACAGCCGCAGCTCCTCCAGCGGCACCTGCACTCCGTGGACCACAATCACAACCGCAGG TTGGCTGCTGAACAGTTCAAGAAAACCAGTCTCCATGTGGCTAAGAGTGTTTTGAACAACAGACATATAGTGAAGATGCTGGAAAAATACCTCAAG GGTGAGGACCCTTTCACCAGTGAAACTGTTGATCCAGAAATGGAAGGAGATGACAATTTAGGAGGTGAGGATAAGAAAGAGACACCTGAGGAGGTGGCCGCGGACGTCTTAGCAGAGGTGATTACAGCAGCAGTGAGGGCCGTAGATGGGGAAGGAGCGCCCGCTCCAGAGAGCAGCGGGGAGCCGGCTGAGGACGAAGGCCCCACGGACACAGCGGAGGCCGGTAGTGATCCTCAAGCCGAACAGCTGCTGGAAGAGCAGGTGCCCTGTGGAACGGCACATGAGAAGGGCGTCCCCAAGGCCAGAAGTGAGGCTGCAGAGGCTGGAAATGGCGCCGAGACAATGGCAGCAGAGGCAGAAAGTGCCCAAACCAGAGTTGCTCCTGCCCCAGCTGCCGCGGATGCTGAAGTGGAACAAACTGATGCAGAGTCTAAAGACGCTGTTCCCACAGAATGA